In Aeromicrobium wangtongii, the DNA window GTCCCACGTGACCTGGGTGTCGGGAGCGTGCAGGACCGGCGGGGTGCCCACCAGCCGGAAGTCGCCGGTCGCCGACGGCACCGCCGTGATGCGGGCACAGGCCAGGACCGAGACGACCAGGTCGCGACCGTGCAGGTTGTCCAGCACGACGAAGGTGCCCGCTTCGATGCCCATGTGGTGCAGGCCCGCAGCGATGCACGCCGACTCGTGCAGCAGCTGGGCGTACGACATCGTGCCCCGGGCATCGCTGACGGCGATGTCGTCGGCGAGCCCGGAGATGACCTGACGGTCGAGGGTGCGGAACACGAGGCTGTTGGTCATCAGTTCCCCTTGAAGACGGGCGGGCGCTTCTCGAGACGTGCCTGAGCGGCCTCCTGGACGTCGGCGCTGGCCCACACCGCGGCGAAGCTCGTGGCGATCGCCGAGTCGTCGTCGTGCGAGCTGTTGAGCACCAGCTTGTTGTGGGCGAGCGTCAACGGCGCGAAGGTCGCGATCTCGTGCGCCCACGCGATGGCGTCGGCGAGGGTCCCGGCGCGATCGGCCAGCCCGCAGGCCAGCGCCGCGTCACGGTCCAGCGACTCCGCTGCCAGCATCAGTCGGCGCGCCGGGCCCATGCCGGCCAGCTGCGCGAGCGTGCGGATCGTCCAGGCGTCCACGGCCATGCCGTTGCGGACCGTCGGCACCGCGAAGCGCGCCGTCTGGTCCACGACCCGCAGGTCGCAGGCCATCGCGAGCTGGGTGCCGGCGCCGATCGCGGGGCCGTTGACGGCCGCGATGATCGGCACGGGCAGCCGGGTCAGGTCGCGCAGCATGCCGTAGAGCGCGTCGAGGAACTCCGAGCCGTACACGCCGCCCAGGTCGGCGCCGGCGCAGAACGCCGATCCCTTGCCGGTCAGGACGATGACGCGGGCACCGTCTGCGACGGCCTGCCCGGCAGCGGTGTGGATGGCGCGGCACAGCTCGACGTCCAGGGCGTTGCGACGGTCCTCGCGCTGCAGCTCGAGGACGACGACGTCCTTGTCGCGGGTGGTGGCGATCATGGCTCAACGGTATCGGCCGTGCGGGCGCCCGCGGCACGGC includes these proteins:
- a CDS encoding enoyl-CoA hydratase produces the protein MIATTRDKDVVVLELQREDRRNALDVELCRAIHTAAGQAVADGARVIVLTGKGSAFCAGADLGGVYGSEFLDALYGMLRDLTRLPVPIIAAVNGPAIGAGTQLAMACDLRVVDQTARFAVPTVRNGMAVDAWTIRTLAQLAGMGPARRLMLAAESLDRDAALACGLADRAGTLADAIAWAHEIATFAPLTLAHNKLVLNSSHDDDSAIATSFAAVWASADVQEAAQARLEKRPPVFKGN
- a CDS encoding AMP-binding protein — encoded protein: MTNSLVFRTLDRQVISGLADDIAVSDARGTMSYAQLLHESACIAAGLHHMGIEAGTFVVLDNLHGRDLVVSVLACARITAVPSATGDFRLVGTPPVLHAPDTQVTWDVLDKAGRTEPAVAPVEDPDGYEEMLLAAHGDIFQVLLAGGAITHP